The Thermomicrobiales bacterium genome contains the following window.
GTAAACCAGCATGCTCCCGATATCGAGGTAATAGGTTGCCACCTCGAGCGCGGTGATGATCGTCAGGATCGCGGCGATCTTCGCATACGTCTGCCAGGTCGGATGCTCGTGGGCGGGACTCCCGGCTTGTTCTTGTGGAACCGATGACATCGACTCTCAACTCCATCCTGGCCGTGGGCATCCCGCCGGCCGTTTCCAGCCTAATACGGCAGCAGGTAGACGACCGTGAAGATGATGATCCAGACAATATCGACAAAGTGCCAGTAGAGGCCGGCAATCTCGACGTTCAGTGAGCTGGATTTCGTGACCAGCCCTTTCTTGAACGACCCATAGAAGAGCGACAGCAACCAGATAACGCCCAGCGCAACGTGGGTGCCGTGGATACCGGTCAGCACGAAAAACGACGAACCGAACAGATTGGTGCTGATGCCCAGACCGGCGTGCTTGAACTCGGTGAACTCATAGATCTGCCCGCCGAGGAAGATCAGACCCAGCAGCGCCGTCGTCACAACCCAGACCCGGAACAGGTGGATCTTGCCCCGCTGGATCGCCGAGAGCGCCAGCACCATCGCCAGCGAGCTCATCAGCAGGACGAAGCTGGACAGTGACGTGAATGGGATGTTCAGAATGTCCCCGGGGTACGGCCCGACAACACTCCGGTTGCGCGAGACCATGTATCCGGCGATGAGCGCGCCGAAGAACATGCAGTCGGAGGCGAGAAAGGCCCACATCCCGAGCTTCCGGTTGTCGAGACCGGTTGTTGTTGGATGGTCCAGAACGTGATCAGCCATCGTTGCTGTTTCCTGCCCTCTTCAATCCGACTACTTCGCCGAGCGCGTTGCGGGCGCGGCAGCAACCGGTTCGTCATGCGATGTGCCATCACCAACTGCCGGCTGAAGGATCCAGCCAAAGACACCGATGAAGGCGATCGCGGCGCCAAGGACGATAACCACCGGGTTGATCAACAGTCCCAGGAACCCGATAGTAATACCGACCGCCAGGATCAGTGGATAGATCGACGCATTCGGCATATGGAACCCTGTCTCGGCGGGCTCATCGACCGGGTAGATGTTATGCATCCGCTCAGCATCCGTCGACTGCCCATGCTCTCCGGTGCCGTAGACATCGGGGTACTTCTCGGTCCATAGCGGAACGCGCGTCAACACCGTCGGGATATGGGCGAAGTTGTAGAACGGCGGCGGTGACGGGATCGACCACTCAAGCGTATCGGAGTCCCACGGATCGGCGGGGGCCTTCTCTCCGGTCGCCAGGCTCAGCAGCATATTCACCGTAAAGAGGATGAAGCCGAACACCAGAACGAACAGGCCCAGCGAGATAAACAGGTTCCATCCGCCCCAGCCGGTGCTCTCATCGTAGGTATAGATACGCCGCGGCATGCCCTCGAGGCCCACCCAGTGCATCGGCATGAAGACGAGGTTGAAGCCAACGAACATGAAGAAGAAGTGCGCCTTGGCCAGGCCTTCATGAAACATCTTGCCCGCCATCTTCGGGAACCAGTAGTACATCGCGCCCATCAGCCCGAACAGCGAGCCGCCGAACAGCACATAGTGGAAGTGCGCGACGACGA
Protein-coding sequences here:
- a CDS encoding cytochrome c oxidase subunit 3, which produces MADHVLDHPTTTGLDNRKLGMWAFLASDCMFFGALIAGYMVSRNRSVVGPYPGDILNIPFTSLSSFVLLMSSLAMVLALSAIQRGKIHLFRVWVVTTALLGLIFLGGQIYEFTEFKHAGLGISTNLFGSSFFVLTGIHGTHVALGVIWLLSLFYGSFKKGLVTKSSSLNVEIAGLYWHFVDIVWIIIFTVVYLLPY